From Cytobacillus sp. IB215665, the proteins below share one genomic window:
- the trxB gene encoding thioredoxin-disulfide reductase, with translation MAEDTIYDVVIIGAGPAGMTAAVYTSRANLSTIMVERGVPGGQMANTEDVENFPGFESILGPELSNKMFEHSKKFGAEYAYGDIKEIIDGEEYKTVVTSSKELKARAVIIATGAEYKKLGVPGENELGGRGVSYCAVCDGAFFKGKELVVVGGGDSAVEEGVYLTRYASKVTIVHRRDQLRAQQILQQRAFDNEKIDFIWNHTVKQVNEKDGKVGSVTLVDTQTGEEQEFNTDGVFIYIGLNPLSKPFANLGITNENGYIETNEQMESKIPGIFASGDIREKTVRQIVTATGDGSVAAQSAAHYIEELKEKSK, from the coding sequence ATGGCAGAAGATACAATTTACGATGTAGTAATTATTGGAGCAGGACCTGCTGGAATGACAGCAGCGGTATATACATCAAGAGCTAATTTGTCAACAATAATGGTGGAACGTGGTGTTCCTGGTGGTCAAATGGCGAACACTGAGGACGTTGAGAACTTTCCGGGATTTGAATCAATCTTAGGGCCAGAGCTATCAAATAAAATGTTCGAGCATTCGAAGAAATTTGGTGCTGAATATGCATATGGCGATATTAAGGAAATTATAGATGGTGAAGAGTATAAAACTGTGGTCACTAGTAGTAAGGAATTAAAAGCAAGAGCAGTTATTATTGCCACTGGTGCAGAATATAAAAAACTAGGAGTGCCTGGTGAAAATGAACTAGGTGGTCGAGGGGTATCATATTGCGCAGTTTGTGATGGAGCGTTTTTTAAAGGAAAAGAACTGGTTGTTGTAGGTGGTGGAGATTCTGCAGTAGAGGAAGGGGTATACCTAACTCGTTATGCATCTAAAGTAACAATTGTTCATCGTCGTGATCAACTTCGAGCGCAACAAATTCTACAACAGCGCGCATTTGATAATGAAAAGATTGATTTTATTTGGAACCACACGGTGAAACAGGTTAATGAAAAAGACGGAAAAGTGGGTAGTGTGACACTAGTTGATACTCAGACAGGTGAGGAGCAAGAATTTAATACTGATGGTGTGTTCATATACATCGGTTTAAATCCATTATCAAAACCGTTCGCAAACCTTGGTATTACGAATGAAAATGGATATATTGAAACGAATGAGCAAATGGAGTCGAAAATTCCTGGTATTTTTGCATCAGGAGATATTCGAGAAAAAACGGTTCGACAAATCGTTACAGCTACTGGTGATGGAAGTGTTGCCGCCCAAAGTGCAGCGCATTATATTGAAGAGTTAAAAGAGAAATCAAAATAA
- a CDS encoding 8-oxo-dGTP diphosphatase, with the protein MQRVTNCVLVHEGQVLLLQKPSRGWWVAPGGKMEQGESIRESCIREFREETGIFIKDPSIKGIFTILIKEQNQIISEWMMFTFLSTEFDGSNVKESEEGKVAWQKVEQISKLPMAPGDYHIIDYMVNGKGIIYGTFTYTPNFELLSYRLDPS; encoded by the coding sequence GTGCAAAGAGTAACTAATTGCGTCTTAGTTCATGAAGGTCAAGTATTACTTTTACAAAAGCCTAGTAGAGGCTGGTGGGTAGCACCTGGTGGCAAAATGGAACAGGGAGAATCCATTAGAGAATCTTGCATACGTGAATTTCGTGAAGAAACAGGTATATTTATAAAAGATCCAAGCATTAAAGGTATTTTCACAATATTGATAAAAGAGCAAAATCAAATCATTTCGGAATGGATGATGTTTACCTTTCTATCCACAGAATTTGATGGTAGCAATGTGAAGGAATCAGAGGAAGGGAAGGTTGCATGGCAGAAAGTGGAGCAAATATCCAAGCTACCTATGGCGCCAGGTGACTATCACATTATTGACTATATGGTTAATGGAAAAGGTATCATTTATGGTACTTTCACATATACGCCGAACTTTGAGTTGCTTTCTTATCGATTAGATCCTAGTTAA
- the hisIE gene encoding bifunctional phosphoribosyl-AMP cyclohydrolase/phosphoribosyl-ATP diphosphatase HisIE, whose amino-acid sequence MTVPHLTFNDQGLVPAIVQDIVSKEVLMLAYMNKDSLEKSIETGETWFYSRSRQQLWHKGATSGNTQKIIEMKYDCDKDALLVLVEPAGVACHNGTYTCFTEEIVSAKEQLGHERFAIINQLEQIIAKRETEREEGSYTTYLFDKGVDKILKKVGEETAEVIIAAKNRNSDELTWETADLLYHLLVLLREQKLPLDDVLNVLEKRHKQ is encoded by the coding sequence GTGACAGTACCACATCTTACATTTAATGACCAAGGATTAGTGCCTGCAATTGTTCAAGATATCGTCAGTAAGGAAGTATTAATGTTAGCATATATGAATAAGGATTCTTTAGAAAAGTCTATCGAGACGGGAGAAACATGGTTTTATAGTCGCTCTAGACAACAGTTGTGGCATAAAGGCGCAACATCAGGAAACACTCAAAAAATTATTGAAATGAAGTATGATTGTGATAAGGATGCATTACTAGTACTCGTTGAACCCGCAGGTGTAGCTTGTCACAATGGCACATATACATGCTTTACAGAAGAAATCGTAAGTGCAAAAGAACAGTTAGGACATGAACGCTTTGCTATTATTAATCAGTTAGAGCAAATTATTGCAAAAAGAGAAACAGAACGTGAAGAAGGCTCATATACTACGTATTTATTTGATAAAGGTGTAGATAAAATATTGAAAAAGGTAGGAGAAGAAACAGCGGAGGTCATTATTGCAGCAAAAAATCGTAATAGTGATGAACTTACATGGGAGACAGCTGACTTACTTTATCACTTACTTGTATTGTTACGTGAGCAGAAGCTTCCATTAGATGATGTGCTAAATGTTTTAGAAAAAAGGCATAAGCAATAA
- a CDS encoding MDR family MFS transporter: MRQAADDIANVPMKKQTKKPLVLAAVMLAMFMAAIEATIVSTAMPVIVGELGGFSLYSWVFSGYLLMNAVTVLIYGKLSDLFGRKPVITFGIIIFLLGSILCGFAQSMGMLILFRVIQGFGAGAVMPIASTIVGDIYTKEERAKIQGYLSSVWGISAITGPALGGLLVEYVSWRYVFWVNIPLGILAIIALWAFLHEDVEKKKHDIDYLGAVLLTISIASFMFILVEGGNNQSWTSLPTLALLMIGIIAITLFVFQERRAVDPMMPFNLWKERSIFIANMASLTTGIMLIGISSFLPAFVQGVMEQSPIVAGFTLTTMSIGWPIAATVAGRLLLKIGFRTTSLFGGASLIFGSMIFVFMSPDAGPITAATGSFFIGVGMGLTTTSFIVSIQSTVDWKQRGVATAANMFMRNVGNTIGAALLGGILNNQFQRYIHEQETNTEGLTINSANILLNEEERNQLSEGVKQILQDGLTFSLHSVYYVVLAFAIVSLILIALLPKKDAA, encoded by the coding sequence ATGAGACAAGCCGCAGATGATATTGCAAATGTCCCCATGAAAAAGCAAACAAAAAAGCCGTTAGTCTTGGCTGCTGTGATGCTTGCTATGTTTATGGCTGCCATCGAAGCTACCATTGTATCTACAGCTATGCCAGTCATTGTTGGAGAATTAGGGGGCTTTTCTTTATATAGCTGGGTTTTTTCTGGATATTTATTAATGAATGCTGTTACAGTACTTATTTATGGTAAACTGTCTGATTTATTTGGTCGCAAACCAGTTATTACGTTTGGCATTATTATTTTCTTATTAGGTTCTATACTATGTGGATTTGCTCAATCAATGGGCATGTTAATTCTTTTTCGTGTCATTCAGGGATTTGGAGCAGGAGCTGTTATGCCGATCGCTTCAACCATTGTCGGTGATATTTATACAAAAGAGGAAAGAGCCAAAATTCAAGGATATTTATCAAGTGTTTGGGGAATTTCTGCAATTACCGGCCCTGCTTTAGGTGGGTTATTAGTTGAATACGTTAGCTGGCGTTATGTCTTTTGGGTTAATATACCACTTGGTATTTTGGCCATCATCGCTTTATGGGCATTTCTTCATGAAGATGTTGAAAAAAAGAAACATGACATTGACTATCTTGGTGCTGTACTATTAACCATTTCAATTGCTTCCTTTATGTTTATTCTTGTTGAAGGCGGTAATAATCAGTCGTGGACTTCACTACCTACATTAGCTCTACTAATGATAGGAATCATTGCAATTACGTTATTCGTTTTTCAAGAAAGACGTGCTGTAGATCCGATGATGCCCTTTAACTTATGGAAAGAGCGCTCGATATTTATTGCTAATATGGCTTCTTTGACAACAGGCATCATGCTTATCGGAATTTCTAGTTTCCTACCTGCATTTGTACAAGGGGTCATGGAACAATCACCTATTGTTGCTGGTTTTACATTGACGACGATGAGTATCGGTTGGCCAATTGCAGCGACAGTTGCTGGTAGGTTATTACTGAAAATCGGCTTTAGAACAACATCCTTGTTCGGTGGGGCTTCATTAATATTCGGAAGTATGATATTTGTTTTCATGTCTCCTGATGCAGGACCTATTACTGCTGCTACTGGCTCATTTTTTATCGGTGTAGGGATGGGATTAACGACTACTTCTTTTATTGTTTCTATTCAAAGTACAGTTGACTGGAAACAACGAGGGGTTGCCACAGCAGCAAATATGTTCATGCGAAATGTTGGTAATACAATAGGTGCAGCTCTACTTGGAGGAATCTTAAACAATCAGTTTCAGCGATATATTCATGAACAGGAAACCAACACTGAAGGGTTAACGATTAATTCAGCAAATATTTTACTTAATGAAGAAGAAAGGAATCAGCTGTCTGAAGGTGTAAAACAAATACTACAAGATGGACTAACCTTCTCGCTTCACTCTGTATATTATGTTGTTCTCGCATTTGCAATTGTTAGTCTAATATTAATTGCGCTATTGCCTAAAAAAGATGCTGCTTAG
- the hisF gene encoding imidazole glycerol phosphate synthase subunit HisF — MITKRIIPCLDVKEGRVVKGIRFVELRDAGDPVELASFYDQEGADELVFLDISASHEGRKTMVDVVQNVAGQLAIPFTVGGGINSLADMKKMLRAGADKVSINTAAVNNPRLITEGANYFGSQCIVVAIDAKYDQTIQTWRVFTHGGRQATDWRVIDWAKEVVRRGAGEILLTSMDSDGEKSGFDIDLTKEVSMAVSVPVIASGGAGRADHFVEAFTEGKADAALAASIFHYKETSVREVKTFLHQKGVYVR, encoded by the coding sequence ATGATTACGAAGCGAATTATTCCTTGTTTAGATGTCAAGGAAGGAAGAGTTGTGAAGGGAATCCGGTTTGTTGAACTACGTGATGCAGGTGACCCTGTTGAATTAGCCTCCTTCTATGATCAAGAGGGTGCTGATGAATTAGTCTTTTTAGATATATCCGCTTCACATGAAGGAAGAAAAACGATGGTTGACGTCGTGCAAAATGTTGCTGGTCAGCTAGCGATTCCGTTCACGGTTGGTGGTGGCATTAATAGTTTAGCAGATATGAAAAAGATGTTACGTGCAGGTGCGGACAAAGTTTCAATTAACACGGCGGCTGTTAACAACCCTCGTCTTATCACTGAAGGGGCAAATTATTTTGGTTCACAATGCATTGTCGTAGCGATTGACGCAAAATATGATCAAACTATTCAAACATGGCGAGTGTTTACACACGGAGGAAGGCAGGCAACTGATTGGCGTGTTATTGATTGGGCGAAAGAGGTTGTTAGACGCGGGGCAGGAGAAATTTTATTGACGAGTATGGATAGTGATGGTGAAAAGAGTGGTTTTGATATTGATTTGACGAAAGAAGTAAGCATGGCGGTTTCTGTCCCGGTAATCGCATCTGGGGGAGCGGGTCGTGCAGATCATTTTGTCGAGGCATTTACTGAAGGGAAAGCTGATGCTGCATTAGCTGCATCAATTTTTCATTACAAGGAAACATCAGTTAGAGAGGTAAAAACCTTTTTACATCAGAAGGGGGTGTATGTAAGGTGA
- a CDS encoding tetratricopeptide repeat protein: MGKNSKQSAIIIPFQDDEKLFLKGKKAYRNSDLYKAKKYLSRAIQLKPNEPEYLCQMAIVLMENGEFQQSNIILANILENVDPTMVECSYFMANNYAHLGLFQMSRKYALEYLKHAPDGEFSEDTEDLLELLSIEYDISTEAQDSEEDALILNQERARSLLEDGQFSEAIQLLNSMIKENPEFWSAYNNLALAHFYLGDLNRAIQILDEVFDKNPGNLHALCNMVIFFYYHKEDELVKPLINKLEKVYPITVEHRYKLGATFALVGESELAYKWLKQLYKQGFEGDGTYYYWLANAAYYSNHESFARNIWKKVIELSPERNGTEPWKMHVAHEVVKGANSLLKSDNKYERLYGLFLVSQGNNVEPTGIYQENVQTKYTSFESELAHYMTGKICQKGLNSHSGYIKNSYMILEQIFKSNKLSHVEMADLFNKACLVFDNGINMEYELLNTHAWAAAIEYKWKKLLRKKVTQREVALKYDVSVKTVSKYGEFVNVLLQ; the protein is encoded by the coding sequence ATGGGGAAAAACTCAAAACAATCAGCGATTATTATTCCATTTCAAGATGATGAGAAACTTTTCTTGAAAGGAAAAAAAGCGTATCGAAATAGCGATTTATATAAAGCAAAGAAGTATTTATCTCGAGCAATACAACTGAAACCAAATGAGCCGGAGTATTTATGTCAAATGGCGATCGTTCTTATGGAGAATGGAGAGTTTCAGCAATCAAATATTATACTAGCTAATATATTAGAAAATGTAGACCCAACGATGGTGGAATGTTCGTATTTTATGGCAAATAATTATGCTCACCTAGGGCTGTTTCAAATGTCGCGCAAATATGCGCTTGAGTACCTTAAACATGCTCCAGATGGAGAGTTTAGTGAAGATACTGAGGATCTACTCGAGCTGTTAAGTATTGAATATGATATAAGCACAGAAGCGCAAGATAGTGAGGAAGATGCGCTCATCTTAAATCAAGAAAGAGCGCGAAGCTTGTTAGAAGATGGTCAGTTTTCAGAAGCTATACAATTATTAAACTCAATGATTAAGGAAAACCCTGAATTTTGGTCAGCATATAATAATTTAGCGTTGGCGCATTTCTACTTAGGTGATTTAAATCGTGCTATACAAATCCTTGACGAGGTTTTTGATAAAAATCCTGGAAATCTACACGCGCTTTGCAATATGGTTATCTTCTTTTATTACCATAAAGAAGATGAGCTTGTTAAGCCACTAATCAATAAACTTGAAAAGGTATACCCAATTACGGTTGAACATCGCTACAAGCTTGGAGCAACCTTTGCGCTCGTAGGAGAATCTGAGCTAGCGTACAAGTGGTTAAAGCAGCTTTATAAACAAGGGTTCGAAGGTGATGGTACGTATTATTATTGGCTTGCAAATGCCGCGTATTACTCAAACCACGAAAGTTTTGCAAGGAATATATGGAAGAAAGTTATTGAACTCAGTCCAGAAAGGAACGGCACAGAGCCATGGAAAATGCATGTGGCTCATGAGGTAGTTAAAGGCGCAAACTCACTTTTGAAGAGTGACAATAAATATGAACGTTTGTATGGTTTGTTTTTAGTTAGCCAAGGAAATAATGTTGAACCAACTGGCATTTATCAAGAAAATGTTCAAACAAAATATACATCATTTGAAAGTGAGCTTGCTCATTATATGACTGGTAAAATATGCCAGAAGGGATTAAATAGTCATTCAGGCTACATTAAGAATTCATACATGATATTGGAACAAATTTTTAAAAGTAATAAACTGAGTCATGTAGAAATGGCTGACCTTTTCAACAAGGCATGCTTAGTATTTGATAACGGAATAAATATGGAATATGAACTTTTGAATACACATGCTTGGGCTGCAGCAATTGAATATAAATGGAAAAAGTTATTACGTAAAAAAGTAACTCAACGAGAGGTTGCCCTAAAATATGATGTTTCGGTAAAAACTGTTTCAAAATATGGTGAATTTGTGAATGTTCTCCTTCAGTGA
- the hisA gene encoding 1-(5-phosphoribosyl)-5-[(5-phosphoribosylamino)methylideneamino]imidazole-4-carboxamide isomerase encodes MKQFMIYPAIDIRNGKCVRLLQGDYAKETIYGESPLAMAQLFENQGATWIHTVDLDGAKVGKPVNDKEVIDIAEQLQANVQVGGGIRTEADIVYYLEKGIKRIILGSAAINNPPFVKEMLKKYQQHIAIGIDAKDGYAAIEGWLEMSTIKATVIGKELAEHGAETFIFTDIKTDGMLSGPNTDAVVEMAQATKKQVIASGGISSLDDVKGLMQYKQIGVSGAIIGKALYTNQFTVSEAVSSVKDI; translated from the coding sequence GTGAAGCAATTTATGATTTATCCAGCGATTGATATTAGGAATGGCAAATGCGTTAGATTATTACAAGGCGACTACGCTAAAGAAACGATTTATGGTGAATCGCCTTTAGCAATGGCACAGCTCTTCGAAAATCAAGGAGCAACATGGATTCATACTGTCGATTTAGATGGAGCAAAAGTGGGAAAACCAGTGAATGACAAAGAAGTCATTGACATTGCTGAACAATTACAAGCAAATGTACAGGTTGGTGGTGGAATTCGAACAGAGGCAGACATCGTCTATTATCTGGAGAAAGGTATTAAGCGCATTATTTTAGGAAGTGCGGCAATTAACAACCCACCTTTTGTCAAAGAAATGCTTAAGAAATATCAGCAACATATTGCAATAGGTATTGATGCAAAAGATGGTTATGCAGCGATAGAAGGTTGGCTGGAGATGTCGACAATCAAAGCGACTGTAATTGGTAAGGAGCTTGCAGAACATGGAGCGGAAACTTTTATCTTTACAGACATTAAGACGGATGGGATGTTGTCAGGACCTAACACAGATGCCGTCGTTGAAATGGCACAAGCTACGAAAAAGCAGGTTATTGCATCAGGTGGAATTTCCTCACTTGATGATGTAAAGGGCTTAATGCAATATAAGCAAATAGGTGTAAGTGGTGCGATTATTGGAAAGGCACTATACACGAATCAGTTTACTGTAAGTGAGGCAGTGAGTTCGGTGAAAGACATATGA
- the hisB gene encoding imidazoleglycerol-phosphate dehydratase HisB, translated as MMRNTSVNRVTNETSIQLSFEIDGKGNADLETGVPFLTHMLDLFTKHGQFDLAILANGDTEIDDHHTTEDIGICLGQALREALGNKSGIKRYGNAFVPMDEALAQVVVDLSNRPHFVLKGDLPSKRVGSFDTELVHEFLWKLALEARINLHVIIHYGHNTHHMIEAVFKALGRALDEATMIDPRVKGVPSTKGLL; from the coding sequence ATGATGAGAAATACGAGTGTAAATAGAGTGACGAATGAAACATCTATTCAGCTTTCATTTGAAATTGATGGGAAGGGAAATGCTGACCTTGAGACTGGTGTTCCATTTCTAACACATATGTTAGATTTGTTCACTAAACATGGACAATTTGATTTAGCAATACTTGCAAATGGTGACACTGAAATCGATGATCATCATACGACAGAGGATATTGGTATTTGTTTAGGACAAGCGCTAAGGGAAGCTCTTGGTAATAAGAGTGGAATTAAAAGATACGGAAATGCTTTCGTACCTATGGATGAAGCACTAGCACAAGTTGTCGTTGACCTCAGTAATCGCCCTCACTTTGTATTGAAGGGTGACTTGCCTAGTAAACGGGTTGGCTCCTTTGATACTGAGCTCGTTCATGAATTTCTTTGGAAGCTAGCGCTTGAGGCTCGTATAAATTTACATGTGATTATTCATTATGGTCATAATACACATCATATGATTGAAGCGGTGTTTAAAGCATTAGGTCGAGCGCTTGATGAAGCTACTATGATCGATCCGAGAGTAAAAGGGGTACCATCTACGAAAGGGTTGTTATAA
- the hisD gene encoding histidinol dehydrogenase — MNIKRVSKDMTLKRTIDSGTEQQRQSVLSIIGQVKADGDVALRDLTAQYDGVQLSSFRVTDEEISTAYEKVDQTLIQVMREAAENIRDYHQRQVRQTWISMKEDGSLLGQKITPLDAVGVYVPGGTAAYPSSVLMNVIPAQVAGVERIVIVSPPQHDGALPPAVIVAAHEAGIKEIYKIGGAQAIAALAYGTDSIRSVDKIVGPGNIYVALAKREVFGHVAIDMIAGPSEIVVLADDTANAKEIAADLLSQAEHDALASSIVVTPSIELAKKVQHEIEKQLETLPRKEIAHASLRDYGAIYVTNNLVEAIDVVNELAPEHLEIMTVDPMSIVASIRHAGAIFLGRYSTEPVGDYFAGPNHVLPTNGTARFSSPLSVDDYVKKSSIISYSKDALITNGAKIASFARAEGLEAHARAIEVRLSTADKEGS, encoded by the coding sequence ATGAACATAAAACGTGTATCAAAGGACATGACGTTGAAGAGAACAATTGATAGTGGAACAGAACAGCAGAGACAGTCAGTATTATCAATTATTGGGCAAGTTAAAGCAGATGGAGATGTAGCTCTTAGAGATTTAACAGCTCAGTATGATGGTGTTCAGCTATCCTCTTTTCGTGTGACTGATGAAGAAATCTCTACTGCTTACGAAAAAGTTGATCAAACACTCATACAAGTAATGAGAGAGGCAGCAGAAAATATCCGAGATTATCATCAACGTCAAGTACGTCAAACATGGATATCGATGAAAGAGGACGGGTCATTACTAGGTCAAAAGATTACGCCCCTAGACGCTGTAGGGGTATATGTTCCTGGGGGAACGGCGGCTTACCCATCTTCGGTTTTAATGAATGTCATACCCGCACAGGTTGCAGGCGTTGAACGCATTGTTATTGTTTCACCTCCTCAACATGATGGGGCATTACCTCCCGCCGTCATCGTAGCTGCACATGAAGCAGGAATTAAAGAAATATATAAAATTGGAGGAGCACAAGCAATAGCGGCGCTTGCGTATGGCACAGATTCAATTCGTTCAGTTGATAAAATAGTTGGTCCAGGAAATATATATGTAGCACTTGCGAAACGTGAAGTGTTTGGGCATGTTGCTATTGATATGATAGCTGGCCCTAGTGAAATTGTTGTATTAGCAGATGATACAGCAAATGCAAAAGAAATTGCTGCTGATTTATTATCACAAGCAGAGCATGATGCATTAGCCTCAAGCATCGTTGTGACACCGTCTATAGAACTTGCAAAAAAAGTACAGCATGAGATAGAAAAACAACTTGAAACATTACCTCGGAAAGAAATTGCTCATGCATCATTACGAGATTATGGAGCTATCTATGTCACAAATAATTTAGTGGAAGCCATTGATGTTGTAAATGAACTTGCACCAGAACATCTAGAAATTATGACTGTAGACCCAATGTCTATTGTAGCAAGTATTCGTCATGCTGGTGCCATCTTTCTTGGAAGGTATAGTACAGAGCCAGTTGGTGATTATTTTGCTGGACCGAACCATGTTCTTCCGACTAATGGGACAGCGCGTTTTTCAAGTCCTCTTTCAGTGGATGACTATGTTAAAAAATCAAGCATCATTTCTTATAGTAAGGATGCGTTAATTACTAACGGAGCAAAGATTGCTTCTTTTGCGCGAGCTGAAGGATTAGAAGCACATGCCCGTGCCATAGAAGTGCGTTTATCGACAGCTGATAAGGAGGGATCATGA
- the hisH gene encoding imidazole glycerol phosphate synthase subunit HisH — translation MIGIVDYGMGNLYSVSKALERMDVDYVITDDQRLLKQAKGLILPGVGAFKDAMAILNDRGLTTFLKDCTQQRKPLLGICLGMQLLFDESEENGLSEGLGLIKGRVVRFPQNEAYKIPHMGWNKLHVHQPSSLLEGVNNGYVYFVHSYYVQAGEQSDVIASSEYAVDVPAVVGKGNVFGTQFHPEKSSDTGLRILENFAAVVEGKVLSS, via the coding sequence ATGATCGGCATTGTTGATTATGGTATGGGGAATTTATATAGCGTGAGTAAAGCATTAGAACGGATGGATGTTGATTATGTGATAACAGACGACCAGCGCCTGCTAAAACAAGCTAAAGGGTTAATTCTCCCGGGCGTTGGAGCATTTAAAGACGCGATGGCAATTTTAAATGACAGAGGATTGACTACATTTTTAAAGGATTGTACCCAGCAAAGGAAACCACTCCTTGGTATATGTCTAGGTATGCAGTTATTGTTTGATGAAAGTGAAGAAAATGGACTTTCAGAGGGGCTTGGCTTAATTAAGGGACGTGTCGTCCGCTTTCCTCAAAATGAAGCTTATAAAATCCCACATATGGGATGGAATAAACTACATGTTCACCAACCTTCATCACTTCTAGAAGGTGTGAACAATGGATATGTATATTTCGTACATTCTTATTATGTTCAAGCAGGAGAGCAGTCAGATGTGATCGCAAGTAGTGAGTATGCTGTGGATGTTCCAGCTGTGGTTGGTAAGGGCAATGTCTTTGGAACGCAATTTCATCCAGAAAAAAGTAGTGATACAGGCTTAAGAATACTAGAAAACTTTGCAGCGGTTGTTGAAGGGAAGGTGTTGTCGTCGTGA
- the rapZ gene encoding RNase adapter RapZ, translating into MSTGSTSDIQMVIITGMSGAGKTVAIQSFEDLGYFCVDNLPPSLLPKFLELMKDSGNKMNKVALGMDLRGREFFESLFEALDDMAEKAWITPQILFLDAKDATLVSRYKETRRSHPLSQEGLPLEGIQLERKMLEELKGRAQLIYDTSDLKPRDLREKILQQFATQGKQIFTVNVVSFGFKYGLPIDADLVFDVRFLPNPHYIDHMRPKTGLNEEVSSYVLKWNDTQKFLTKVVDLLTFMLPHYKREGKSQLIVAIGCTGGQHRSVTLAEYLGQYFENSYKTRISHRDIDKRKEK; encoded by the coding sequence ATGAGTACTGGCTCAACGAGTGATATCCAAATGGTCATTATTACAGGAATGTCTGGTGCAGGGAAAACAGTAGCCATACAAAGCTTTGAAGATTTAGGATATTTTTGTGTTGATAATCTACCGCCTTCTTTACTTCCGAAATTTCTAGAACTTATGAAGGATTCCGGTAATAAGATGAATAAAGTAGCACTTGGAATGGACTTAAGAGGAAGAGAATTTTTTGAAAGCCTATTTGAAGCACTAGATGATATGGCAGAGAAAGCGTGGATTACACCTCAAATCTTATTTTTAGATGCCAAGGATGCCACTTTAGTTAGTCGTTATAAAGAAACAAGGAGATCTCATCCGCTGTCCCAAGAAGGACTTCCTCTTGAAGGTATTCAGCTAGAAAGAAAAATGTTGGAAGAGTTAAAGGGAAGAGCACAGCTGATTTATGATACATCTGATCTAAAACCTCGTGACTTGAGGGAAAAAATATTACAGCAGTTTGCAACCCAGGGTAAACAAATTTTTACTGTTAATGTTGTATCTTTTGGTTTTAAATATGGCTTGCCGATAGATGCTGATTTAGTCTTTGATGTTCGTTTTTTACCGAACCCACATTATATTGATCATATGAGACCTAAAACTGGTCTCAATGAAGAAGTTTCATCATATGTTTTAAAATGGAACGATACGCAAAAGTTTTTAACAAAAGTTGTTGATTTATTGACTTTTATGCTGCCGCATTATAAAAGAGAAGGTAAGAGCCAGCTCATCGTCGCAATTGGATGTACTGGTGGTCAGCACCGCTCCGTAACACTAGCGGAGTATTTAGGTCAATATTTTGAAAATAGCTATAAAACTCGTATATCTCACCGAGATATTGACAAGCGAAAGGAAAAATAA